In Quercus lobata isolate SW786 chromosome 12, ValleyOak3.0 Primary Assembly, whole genome shotgun sequence, a genomic segment contains:
- the LOC115971039 gene encoding mitogen-activated protein kinase kinase 9-like, translating into MTTTNTSTAMSAASISSSDLEKLQVLGHGNGGTVYKVRHKRTNAIYALNVVHSDSDPTLRCQVFREMEILRRTNSPHVVRCHGIFEKPSGDIAILMEYMNLGTLDSLLRTHGTFTKPKLVDMARQVLNDLSYLHGHKIIHREFKPSNLLVNDKMEVKIADFNVSKIMCRTLDACNSYVGTCAYMSPEWFDSDTYSGNYNRYAGDIWSLGLTLLELYMGHFPFPPLGQRPDSATLMCVICFEESPSLPKQASEEFQSFIECCLQKESNKRWTVA; encoded by the exons ATGACCACAACCAACACCTCCACCGCCATGTCAGCTGCCTCAATCTCTTCCTCTGACTTGGAAAAACTCCAAGTTCTAGGCCACGGCAATGGTGGCACGGTCTACAAAGTCCGTCACAAACGCACCAACGCTATTTATGCGCTCAATGTCGTCCACAGCGACTCTGACCCCACTCTTCGCTGCCAAGTCTTCAGAGAAATGGAAATCCTCCGCCGCACCAACTCTCCCCACGTCGTCCGCTGCCACGGGATCTTCGAGAAGCCGTCGGGTGACATAGCTATTTTGATGGAGTACATGAATTTAGGCACACTAGACTCGCTACTCCGAACTCATGGAACTTTCACTAAACCCAAACTCGTTGACATGGCGCGTCAGGTTCTCAACGACCTTAGCTACCTCCACGGACACAAAATCATCCACCGCGAATTTAAGCCTTCGAATTTGTTGGTTAACGATAAAATGGAAGTGAAAATCGCCGACTTCAATGTCAGCAAAATCATGTGTCG TACGTTGGACGCGTGTAACTCCTACGTTGGCACGTGCGCGTACATGAGTCCTGAATGGTTTGACTCGGACACCTACAGCGGGAACTACAATAGGTACGCTGGCGATATATGGAGTTTGGGGCTAACTTTGTTGGAGCTATATATGGGTCATTTTCCATTTCCGCCCCTGGGTCAAAGACCCGATTCGGCGACCCTGATGTGCGTGATTTGTTTCGAAGAGTCGCCGAGCTTGCCGAAGCAAGCTTCGGAAGAGTTTCAGAGTTTTATTGAGTGTTGTTTGCAGAAGGAGTCTAATAAGAGGTGGACAGTGGCTTAG